The Dreissena polymorpha isolate Duluth1 chromosome 8, UMN_Dpol_1.0, whole genome shotgun sequence genome includes the window tacaattgccttctttaattttcatattgaactgttttgatgacttgtatactactatgcaatgctaaatgtttttgtcatttcagtatagctgtggtaagtacactaactttctttaatttttatattgaactgttttgatgacctgtattctgcattgtaaaatgtgtttctttttcatttcagttgcctgttggtaagtacaattgccttctttaattgcatattgaaatatgttttatgactTTTATTCTGCTAtgcttttttcatttcagtttggcagatgtaagtacacttcatttatgtaaaaactgaatatgattgttgtgctatacaaaatgtgcttttttcaatttcaggtcagcaatggtaagtatagtgtgtttttttatgtataattttgtatacatattgtttttttcatcatagcatgtcttttatatttatgctttgtgtaagtaaaatgttcataaatcattcttatctttaaactaaaaatgtattttgatatgcaaaatgtctgtatgatttcagttgccagaggtgagtaccataacagttgaaaagttagttttgtttagttaaagttttggttcacagttttgtttgttatttggcaaaatttacatgtatgcattgagtcttgatttcagctcgattgtggactgaagaagattgccagcagagggattggatacaaaatacaaagtaagtactgagtttcttactaaaagttttgagttgtattcattgtgtgttaatatgctatgattgctatgaacatggcttttgtatttcagcgaagacaacataggtaagtaaaattgttatttgtttcaagtttactgttatagttcaatattgtgtttataaattgtaagttgtacaaacacattcaaaagtttctgattatgctttcgatttcattttAGCTTTACTGCTGGACGAGTGTTCTCAACTACTAGACGAGTCAGGtttactaccaggcgagcagtgacaacaaggcgcctttgtggaaacaacacaacaaaaaagtgagtatgagttgaaattgtttttctgtatgttatacttaaatgcaaaattgtgcacataaactgtaagttgtacaaacacagtgaaagtttcttatcatgctttctatttcatttcagctctactgcaagacgagcagtgacagcaaggcgcctgaacatgcaacacaatacaaaaaagtaagtatcagtcaaacagttggtagagttgtgtgttttttttagcagtttgtgtttactttttcatttgatacatagtatattacacatgcatgctttttatcatttcaggctgtttactctcattgtttactgtttaacacaatttgcttttctattttcagtgccaatttgcaaaccttgatgtggacaccgagtagtcaatacatacgtgtggggtacagctgcgacaaaaccgtgggtccatcgcaccgataacttgaacattggcccgtgtatggacatcagtgcaactttgtgaatccatgtatctttgtgaatccatgtaacattgcgaatgtgtgtcgatcgaaaaatgtgtacattctgaactgaaacgaactcggtgttgcaagtggcaagtgttgacagtgtgtatgtttatgtttatgtttttacatgaaaactaaaggagattgttctcctaccttttttttccttgttttattgcgctggccagcaatattgatgtattgatgtatgtgtttgtgtttaaactatgcaataccaaaatcaaacaaaaaataaacattaacagtcattaactgtgtttgggcggccgaggggtttaagactccacaagtgtgaagcgcactgatagcacttgggggtaaacacctcggtatttcggtgctaaaatgttttcacggtgcttattttgacgcactgttagaactaccaaccagttaatgattgcATGATCTATAAAACCAATTTTAAGTCTACTTGGGCACAAGAGATTCCAAGTaccaaaataccaacaattaacaagcagacgcttttcaaaactatgaccgctgagattgatagtcagatggagtcctgcccatttagctgtgtagcggtctagggcggggttgcaagtcaatacgaaatgaggcgctataaagcaacttgtccccgttatgaccgtcaatactttcgacactatctgggaatcctttcaacaccacattgttgcgctgttggaagggtggtaggcacgcatggtgacatgcctgtgctttgctatgcgacaccatggtattttcgtacggtgacacgaaatatcttaatctggctctctcagaaacgcaggcacgcgttgaccgaacctgaccgataaccgagcaataacatttctattaagtgcttcaatgcacaaagtctgctagggctggggtgggaaggcgacttctcttgtctgaccacaagaggaacggtcacaagtccgtgaaaacgccgagtgacaccactagctttcaatcgtacaaagcaaaaaactttcaaactttagtttgaggtgaaatgataaaaaaactatataaacaactaaccgttataagatattcgccatatggacacaaactatgctactcaatgttgcgttgaacattaattgcgccttacgaactactcgtgttgaaactaacattgagtgactcgtaaacttaaagcagttactcgcttttgactgcatacacattttgtacaacggctcgttattggtataacttgtctttcaatgagacacattaacacaaacgttcaacagtatttaggctttatattgcgcttgtagaatatacgaacaaaacacactatataaatgacgtttagggattattttgactttccatttgagatgatatgatgaaaaagtatatacatcagtttaagcgactttcatgacattcaccacatggccataaacttgcgttattcaatgaaatgttaaaatttcgctagcaaaataaataaaaactatatacgcagtttcataactttcgatgtatgatcatgaagtttgaaattgtgcaaagcaattttgcgttaaaagttGCATGCAGTTTAAAACCTGAAACATTTCGCTACACTTCAACCGTATTCAACACTCAAGAACTCAATTGTTTGTACAGAACAATACGAATGTTCTCATTTTGAAACGACAGTAAGTTACACAACtgcttgaatattttgaaaagcaGTATCGCTTCAACGCTATGATTTGGTTGTGAGATGTAATATATAGTATAGTAGCATCAATGTTACAGACCTGTAAGCACATTCATACACCTGCTTGAATATTTTGGAAAGCAGTGTCGCTTCAACGCTGCTAAAACGTTTTAGCTTGTCGCTAGCTAGCTtgtatgtttaatttgattgtgAAATGTAGTCGAGATTGGTGTGTAGCAATGTATAGTAAAGGTGTTGATGTTTCAAATCAGTAGGCACAAACACATGCTTTCAACGGGCACATGCGACTAAATTCGTATCACGACAAAACGGGTTAAACATACGCTATAATATATCTCTATGTTAGCACCACAGATGAGGTTGTCGATAGCTTGCGTTGTTGATTTGGTCGTGAGATGTAGTCATGATTGGTATGTATTGTATAGTAGAAGACAATTCTCAGCAGCAGGTGGTCTGCAAACACTACAATGCAattttgcagtttgatacgaacgtgttttgttcacgtgTAGTTGGTATGAAAATCTGTCGTGTCTGATCAATctaacatatttggtaaaataacaCAGTTGGAAGGCCGTAGCATATCTAAGGTTGTGCTATGTTACAGCTCCACTAATAGTTATTCGTCTTGCAAGATACTGGAACAGATGTCCAcgtgttattgtatattatctgatttaggatatttttgagaaattatgcaacagaacatttctgcaaaatgtgaaaaatatctatttgaatgggatttctgaggtttagccattgccgaaaggccaatgtttcttcaTGTGTGTGTGACAAAAGCTACtgctatatttgctattatgctagtccgtattgcatatcgcaaggtggtaaagcggctcttttcatttcgctgtgaaaagaacggtcacaagcccgtacaaacgctgagtgacacctcttgatcatgtagcttgtatgaaacgtgtttatacaaccacagtagttcaaagcaaaacgcttttccttcttcgagggagaagaaatctgggtgcaagtcccggctttggttataacacgaatactactcgctgctcaatagcaatattcatcatCCTATCCTTAACCATAATACCACTAGGCTCTATTAAGAGTAGCTTTGGAAAGGGAGTTAATAGCAGCTGCATGAGTGCTTTCATAAAATGTAAACGGTCGACCTTTACGGTTGCAAAATTGAAATACGATTTCAATGTTTTGAAGCATAATGTCTACATCGGGACCAAATGCCCATAGGTTCGATTTCGACTTGCTACACTCACGATTGAAATGAACCGTTTGAacattcgctgataataggcatgcaataacaatccaacgctgaaatgactcacactcctacgcaattaattttttcgcgggaccaaatacccataggctcgatttcgagttgctgctcgtgtgtttgttaacaaaataccTTGCTACATTGTTTCTCATATGAAACGATGTTTGAAAGCTCTCGAGTGTTTGTTGACAAAATACATTGCTACATTGCATTTCACATGAAACGATATTTGAAAGCTGCTCGTGTTTTGCTGGTTCTGAGTTTtgcatgatgatgattatgattatgatgatgaaatatgatgatgatgtttatgattatgaatatgatgatgatatatGATTTTTCTCATAGCGCGGGTGAAACTGATTTTCGTAGCATATGATTGCGGTTGTTGACTAGATACCTAGCTTCACTGTATTTTACAAGATACGATATTTGAAAGCGTGATATGTTTTTTGagcatatatgattatatatttgttgaattcggtaTTTGATGTTTGATAACGTTACTCCTGAGATAGATTACTTGACATTTTAGATTTGCTAGAAATGGTTTGAAgaaattgtatacagttttgtgAAAAAAGGGTATATAGAGTACCGTAACATTTCTCTCCCATAACACACAATCATGTCGATCAACACAATACCCACTGACAAGGAAATTGCCAACATATCAGCTTGTATTAGCGAAGGATGGGAATTGTTGCCGGTGTATCTAAACATAAATGAACAGATGGATGTCGATGGGTCAAGAGTTTACAAAATCTTTCACATTCTCCGATCCTGGAAACGACAGAAAAATGAAACCATGAAATTGTTACTGAAATCATTAGTTGAAGCTGAAAACACTATTGTTGTTGATTGGGAGTTGGTGAGAAAAATTCTTGGCTATGGCAAAGAAGTTCTATTGTTGTAAGTAAAAAGTTGaacaataaattgaaaacaactcACATGCTGtctttgttttttgttcaaatgttgcTTTGTATTCAAACATAATATGTCTAATCTCAATGCATGGATAGACCTCAAATGTGGTCAAAAATGTTATTATCGTTTTGAACTTCGAAGCAAAAACATGTCACGTAAAAGCAATGATAACTCGGCTGATATGGAAGAATTCCTAGCGAATATTGTCTGTCCTAGCGATGACTCAACGACAAGGGCGTCATGTATACCAAGACAGAAAACGATGACTTGTCAAAAAATTAAGATGGAAGGCAAGGAGTTCACGATCGAAGACATTTGTCAGATACTGCGAAACAATGTCGGAATAATACTGGATCCAAGGCCACGAAATAAGCACCAAAACATGTTACATAAAAGAATTAGCTCATTGGAAAGATGGAATGGACGAACTAAGAAAACCATATCAAACATGGATATAGCCATGGCTGGATTTTACTATGAAAAATCTATCGACTGTCTTAGGTGTTTTCACTGTTTAGTGATACTTCCATCGCGTGGTACGCGGACAGATATTTGGGAGGAGCACGCTGAAATATTTCCATTTTGTGGGCATGTTCGGCAATGCAAGGGTGACACTTTCATTGAGAGTGTCCTAACACAGTCAAACGAACTTGAGTTATGCAGTGCAGTTGATTTTTTGGAAGAAGGAAACGAATCAGCAAATGGACATTGTTCAACAACCTTGATGAAACATGATAACGGCGCATCTTTTGTCATCGATAACAACATCAAGAGTCCAATTGATCTCAAAAGTATTGTGGAAGAAAACACGCAAATGTCTAACAACATTCTATGCAAAGTTTGCTTGGCTGAACAGTGTTCCATTATCATCATTCCGTGCTCGCACTTCGCCGTCTGTGGGCAATGCATAACAGCATTGGAAAATTGTCCACTTTGTAGGTCAACTATAAAAGGAACAATACGGGCACAGCTAGCCTAATGCCGTTTGAAAACAACTAACattctttgtttgtttagtttttttttgtacGTTGTTTCTCGCGTAGAAACGTATAAAAGACCTCAGATGTTGTCAAATATGTCATTACAGTTCTAACTTCCGAAGCGCAAACATGTCCAATGAAAGCAATAACGTTTCGTCTGAATCAACTATCATGGATGAGAATCAGTTAACATGTGctggtaagtttttttttcagttgtgtttgttgtttgtattgaaatgtatttcaCATGTGCTGTACTAAACGattgttattgtttgttacaGATGTGGAGGTCGATCTGCTGTTTTGGGAAGAACTCGAATCCTACCTTGGCGAGATACACGACGAACAAGAAAAACAAGGTATGCTATGTTAGAAAATTGtatgatttgtttttcaaatgatatccATACTACATtgcaataactgttttatttctCATTTCAGTGACAGATCATTCTACTGCGATGGACGAAGAAATCGCCAGTTTTCAACTACCATCGCCTTGGGAAGAAGATGTCTTGAGCCAGATAGACGACCTTGATGTTGAAGTGGCGTATGTTCTTGCGCAGCAAGATATTGACAATCAGAATGCGTGTatcatttttgaggaaaaataaAGTCACAAAACTAGTACATATTTGTTGAGTTGTTTCTTCATGGGTTAATCAGTGTAACATATAGCTTCAACGCAACAACATGTCACAAAACAATGATACAACTATCACTTTAGATATTTGGCTGGAGAAAGAAAAGAAACTCACATGTCAAATTCAAACGTTGCGAAAAGCACTAAAACAAAAGCATCTGTGCAAAATTTGTTTTTGGTCAGAAAAGAGCATTGCTTTGATTCCTTGTGGTCACACATTTTGTGAAGATTGTACAATTCGTATGCTGGATAAACAGACGTGTGCTATGTGTCGTGCAGATATTCTCGAATCGATTCGAATCTACTTTtgatttgatttgtgaaaaaaaatatatgttcttgACCAATGTTAAGGTTATTCAACGAAACGGACAATGCAGGTACAAGATTTCCAAACTGATAAAAAccatttaaagtattttcaagCAAGACTACGAACGTTTCAAGATTGGCCATCCCAAATTAGACCTGACAAATATGCACTAGCTCACAGCGGGTTTGTATACCTCGGCAAATCTGACAGGGTGAAATGTTTTTGCTGCGGTATCGAATGCCACGAATGGAAAACAGACGACAACGCTTGGCTAGAACATCAAAAACATTCTCCGAATTGCGAATACATAAACATGGTTGGGTTAGCTCCTGCGATCGAAAAGAAACAATTTCACTTCGGTTCTGGTTCGATGACAGGATCTAATCTGTTTGTTAAGCCTTTTTTTGGTCAAACATAAATTGTATACCATGTATCGTGAATAAATTTGTTCTACTCAACATTTGCGTTTGTTTGTAGAAAATCTAAAAAAACCTGACTAGCAAATATATAACAACAATTGTATTGGATTACAGCGTACTTTATTCACACACAAAATCTTCGGTTGAACAGCAAGTAATCAAATATCATATTCATACACTTGTCAATCGTCAATTAACTCGCCAAGTCTATCACAAAAGCAACAGTTAAGCTGAAAACGTTTTCTGTTTCGCCCCTCTGTTTCGTGCGTAGCCCTGGACCTCACCACACCACTGACATACGTCTTCTTTCTTAATACACGCGATGCAGGACATGTTCTTgcaatttcggcatatgtttgtGCAGTTGTTTTTCTCGCCACATGTGTTACATTGCATTTCTATCTCAAAATCAATGACCGTCGGTTGCAGCTTCGATATCGTATCCATCCATTTCTTGCAAGCGACTCTGTCATTTCCACACCTCGTTGTTGTAAGAGTTTCTTGTCGATCAAGCCATTGCTTGAAACTACCGCTCTTCTCTATCATCCACATCCAGCGATAGCACGCTTCTTTGCTTGACATGATTTATTTCGACTTTTGCCAATTTCAATTTTGTGTCAAGATGAATTCTGACAACGATTTATATACGATTCAGCCAACCAATCAAAATCAAGCACATGTTGGCTCTGATAGAAAAGCATAACTCGAACTCAAATGGGTCATTCTTCATCAAGCTATCGAAGAAAACGCATCTCAAAATACTTTAGAATGTTCGTTGTACCGCAAACTGAGGATTGGGAGAGAGAATTGTTCCACATTCCAGAGACAGAAAATTGGGACGAGGAAATACGGCAGTACGAAGCAGGTATGTTTGTTGACAATGCTTGTTTACTTATTTGTTTCGTTTCacaaattttgaacaatatttatcaaATGTTTGACTAGTTTTTACGATGTCTTCTTGTCTATTTTCAGAGCAAACCCAAACGGTCTTTCATGCCTTGCCAGACATCGTGTGGACGGACGACTACGTTTACGAGCATATTTGCTGGATATGCGAAGATATGAAATGCATTGGACACTGTTACGTTGAATagatttttgaaacaaaattgtgtgttgtttttatctATGGTATATCGTTTTCCAGCAAGCACTCAGTTTGACCATACAAAAGCACACTGGGTTCACTAGTACTTTTCTTTGTACACTTGGTAGCAAACCAAGACAGAAGCGTCATGACAATTGCGCATAGAAAAGATATCAATACGATTATTATAGCCGTATCCATGTTCTATTCATAACATTCAACGAAATAGTGCATTGTTATACCAAAAAACGTATATAAGCACTCAGACACACTTATTAGGTCATTTGCAAAATGGAGATCGAAGGAGCAACATTCAACATTAGCAGCTCTCTTGTAATGAAAATATGCTTTGGTGATGATTATTGTGTGCCAACCATCACACTGTGTGGACCTGAACGACTAATATTATCGCTCCAGAAGTGGAAAAAACTTACAGAAGAATCAAAATCCATTCTTCTTGCCATTGAGGGCAAAAGTGAAGAATCCGAGTGGTGCTTGGGTGGCTATTTCTATGTAACAATACTCAACAACATCGTAGATATTCGCAAGCGAAACAAAGTTGGAGAAGACTTTATTGAGACTAGCAACCAAGGACTATTGTTAACTTACAGTGATTTCAGACAATTGATGAAACTCACAAATATTGTTGAACAGTTAGTTCCAGAACTTGTTAACCTGAAACCGTGTTGGGAAGGTGATGACCACTACAATCAGATTGGAGCTCTGATGTGCCCAGAGTGCAATCCAGACGAGTACCTAGATTGGCTTGAATAGATTTACCATGTTTGCGCTACTTACAGTAACATTTCTTTTTATCAATGAACTTGAGAATCAATTGTATTTGTATCGGCAACGTTCAATGTTGCAAAATGCAGTGGATGATTTGTCGCAAATTGTTGATTCATATGTTAGACAGAATTCGCCATTCTTTGCTGTTTTGTAGATGAACAATAAAAACTACTGAACATATAACatgcgttgttgttttttcgtataAACATTCTTCATTATAGAATAAACTACAAACTAGAAGGTTTcgaaatgtgttttgatatattCCTCGATTATATTGAAAATGCTCTAGCATCAAGACGAGATCAAAACAATCTTGCTACTCGTTTTCCTAGGTACAAAGATCGACTGAAAACATTTCAGTCTTGGCCGAAACTGTCACATCTCAATAAGAGAGCATTGGCAAATAAGGGCTTTGTCTATATTATTGATAGAGTACAGTGCGTTTATTGCAACAACATATTTCGAGACATTACTGAGACAGACTTAGATCACCAATGCCCTGCGAGGATAGATTCCATGAAGCAATCGATTCTTAAAATATCATAAGTGTCAAGCATGAATGCTATATCTGACagtaattaacaaaatatatgaatattgttatatgctttatttttcaaaaccaaTATACAAACTATTTCGCTTTAACTGTGAAATTTTTCTCAATAAACTGTCGAAACAATTCATTAATCAAATGTTCACTTTCGTTGATTTGCATCCCCGCTTCAATCAGCGCAGTCTCTGCAGACCTTTCCTCATTTCGTTTCACTTCTGGTATAAAGTTCGTTTCTTGCTGAACGGGCGTCACAGGTTTCTGTTCCGACATAACAGGAGATGGTAAGGTTTGTGGAACAATAGGCTGTTGTACAAACGTTGGGGGAATTTGCGTTGGGATACTCTGATACTGTGGTTGATGGTAATACTGCGGTTGTGGGGCTCTCATTACTGGACTGAATACTTCCTTGAGCATACTAGTTTGAGCCGCGAGAAAGTCCGTTTGCAGTTTTTGCATGTGCTGTTTAAATTCGTTCAACTCTTCACGTATGTTTGACTCCTTAGAAGTAGATGATAACAAGGTTTCAGTGGCATGTACCACTGGTTCGAGTTTAGTATCGTTTACAAGGAGGCTCCTCATCGGTACCACTATACGTTCGCTTTTGACCTTTCTGTTGGTTTAACGCAGACGCTATTGTGCTTATAAGAGCAAGGGCGCTGGTCATATTTTCGCTATCCATGTTTGTTGTAGACAGATATTCACATGGAATAGCGTTAATAGTTTTTTTCTCCGCACAAATAAACTCGGTGTCGTGATTATCACATAACAGCGCGTCCTTAAATAAGAGCTCGTTTCTTTCACGGCCGTGTTTTAAATGCGTTTCTCGAATAACATCCCAATGCTATGAAAATATCATTAGTGCTACTTGCATACCGTTTTGGTTGAACGTTTTGATTTGCATAGCTGTAATTATTAGCGTGCCTCGCCTTGCACCGAGGTCAACCAGTGCAACGTGTTTTATAGTCAATGACTTTTTATCATGAGAAAGACTGAACATGGTAAACATGACTTGAGATACAAGAACGGCGAAGGTGTTGCTTTGGTGAAGAAATTGATAA containing:
- the LOC127840427 gene encoding transcription factor LBX1-like, whose protein sequence is MEGKEFTIEDIYVEVDLLFWEELESYLGEIHDEQEKQVTDHSTAMDEEIASFQLPSPWEEDVLSQIDDLDVEVAYVLAQQDIDNQNAFVRRIGHPFQNRTPPKRNKSRTSFSRLQILELEKRFRRQKYLASAERSTLAKTLKMTDAQVKTWFQNRKTKLSL